Proteins co-encoded in one Flavobacterium sp. M31R6 genomic window:
- a CDS encoding PfkB family carbohydrate kinase — protein sequence MNKLLIVGTVAFDAIETPFGKTDKILGGAATYIGLSASFFNVQSAIVSVVGDDFPQEYLDLLTDRNIDISGIEVVKGGKTFFWSGLYHNDLNSRDTLVTELNVLADFQPKVPQDYKNAEIVMLGNLHPLVQSSVLDQMETKPKLVVLDTMNFWMDCALPELLAIIKRVDVITINDEEARQLSGEYSLVKAAAKIHEMGPKYVVIKKGEHGALLFHGEEIFFAPALPLEEVFDPTGAGDTFAGGFSGYITQSENVSFDNMKNAIIHGSNLASFSVEKFGTERMLDLDKDEVVSRLKQFKSLTQFEIEL from the coding sequence ATGAATAAATTATTGATTGTCGGAACAGTAGCTTTCGACGCAATTGAAACTCCTTTTGGAAAAACAGATAAAATTTTAGGGGGAGCAGCAACATATATAGGGTTATCAGCTTCTTTTTTCAATGTTCAATCAGCTATAGTTTCTGTAGTTGGTGACGATTTTCCACAAGAATATCTTGATTTGTTAACCGATAGAAATATTGATATTTCAGGTATTGAAGTTGTTAAGGGAGGTAAAACCTTTTTCTGGAGCGGATTGTACCACAACGATTTAAATTCAAGAGATACTTTGGTTACAGAACTTAATGTTTTGGCAGATTTTCAACCAAAAGTTCCTCAAGACTATAAAAATGCCGAAATTGTGATGTTGGGTAACTTGCATCCACTAGTTCAAAGCAGTGTTTTGGACCAAATGGAAACAAAACCAAAATTAGTGGTTTTGGATACCATGAACTTTTGGATGGATTGTGCTTTACCGGAATTATTGGCAATCATCAAAAGAGTAGATGTTATCACTATAAATGATGAAGAAGCCCGTCAGCTTTCAGGAGAGTATTCTTTGGTAAAGGCAGCTGCAAAAATTCACGAAATGGGACCAAAATATGTGGTAATCAAAAAAGGAGAACATGGAGCGTTATTGTTTCATGGTGAAGAAATTTTCTTTGCTCCGGCATTGCCATTAGAAGAAGTTTTTGATCCAACAGGAGCAGGAGATACTTTTGCAGGAGGTTTTTCAGGATATATTACACAAAGTGAAAATGTTTCTTTTGATAATATGAAGAATGCAATAATTCACGGTTCTAATTTAGCTTCTTTCAGTGTAGAGAAATTCGGAACGGAACGAATGCTTGATTTGGATAAAGATGAAGTGGTCTCAAGGTTGAAACAGTTCAAGTCTCTGACCCAGTTTGAAATAGAATTATAA
- the rnhA gene encoding ribonuclease HI: MEYDVHIYTDGAAKGNPGNGGYGVVMEWVGKPYKKEFYEGFRYTTNNRMELLGVIVGLEKLKKENTTVLVISDSKYVVDSVQKKWVFGWEKKGFAGKKNPDLWKRFLVAYRKHQVDFKWIKGHNNHPQNERCDELAVMASMQKQLSIDAFYEKEEGKLL, encoded by the coding sequence TTGGAATACGACGTACATATATATACGGATGGTGCTGCCAAAGGCAATCCCGGTAATGGTGGTTATGGTGTGGTAATGGAATGGGTTGGAAAACCTTATAAAAAAGAATTTTATGAGGGCTTTCGATATACAACCAATAATAGGATGGAATTGTTGGGTGTAATTGTTGGTTTAGAAAAATTGAAAAAAGAGAATACTACTGTTTTGGTCATCTCAGATTCAAAATATGTTGTGGATTCGGTACAAAAAAAATGGGTTTTTGGTTGGGAGAAGAAAGGATTCGCAGGTAAAAAAAATCCTGACTTATGGAAGCGCTTCTTAGTTGCTTACAGGAAACATCAGGTAGATTTCAAATGGATTAAAGGACACAATAATCACCCTCAAAACGAAAGATGCGACGAATTGGCCGTTATGGCTTCCATGCAAAAGCAACTATCTATTGATGCTTTTTATGAAAAAGAAGAGGGTAAACTTTTATGA
- a CDS encoding phosphoribosylglycinamide formyltransferase, translating into MKRILIFASGSGTNAENIIKYFGNRSTGTVVAVFSNNSNATVLDKAKKLAVPTVIFSKEELNSGKTLQKVNDFQPDLIVLAGFLLKFPENLIEAYPNRIVNIHPALLPKFGGKGMYGIYIHKAVVENNEKETGITIHYVNENYDEGNIIFQQSVALSETDTPESVAVKIHALEQEYFPVIIEKLLTSNL; encoded by the coding sequence ATGAAAAGAATACTGATATTTGCTTCTGGATCGGGGACTAACGCTGAAAATATTATAAAATATTTTGGCAATAGATCTACCGGAACTGTGGTAGCGGTTTTTTCAAATAATTCGAATGCAACAGTTCTTGATAAAGCAAAAAAATTAGCTGTTCCAACTGTTATTTTTTCAAAAGAAGAATTAAATTCAGGAAAAACACTACAAAAAGTTAATGATTTTCAACCTGATTTGATAGTCTTGGCTGGCTTTTTATTAAAATTTCCCGAAAATTTGATTGAAGCCTATCCAAATCGCATAGTAAATATACATCCTGCACTGTTGCCAAAATTTGGAGGTAAAGGAATGTATGGTATTTACATTCATAAAGCGGTAGTGGAAAATAATGAAAAAGAAACAGGGATTACCATTCATTATGTAAATGAAAACTATGATGAAGGTAATATTATATTTCAACAAAGTGTTGCTCTTTCTGAAACCGATACCCCAGAATCGGTAGCGGTCAAAATCCACGCATTGGAACAAGAATATTTTCCGGTTATTATTGAAAAACTACTAACTTCTAACCTTTAA
- a CDS encoding acyl carrier protein, with translation MSDIASRVKAIIVDKLGVDENEVVTEASFTNDLGADSLDTVELIMEFEKEFDIQIPDDQAENIATVGQAISYIEEAKK, from the coding sequence ATGTCAGACATTGCATCAAGAGTAAAAGCGATTATCGTAGACAAATTAGGTGTTGACGAAAACGAAGTTGTAACAGAAGCAAGCTTCACTAATGATTTGGGAGCTGACTCATTAGACACTGTTGAGCTTATTATGGAATTCGAAAAAGAATTTGATATCCAAATTCCAGACGATCAAGCAGAAAACATCGCTACTGTAGGTCAAGCTATCTCTTACATCGAGGAAGCTAAAAAATAA
- the fabF gene encoding beta-ketoacyl-ACP synthase II: MVLRRVVVTGLGALTPIGNNIEEFWNGLINGVSGAAPITYFDASKFRTKFACEVKNFNVEDFIDRKEARKMDRYAQYAMVASEEALKDAGFDFDKINKDRVGVIWGSGIGGLETFQIEVLNFAAGDGTPKFNPFFIPKMIADIAGGLISMKYGFRGPNFTTVSACASSTNAIIDAFNYIRLGHADAIVTGGSEAAVTIAGMGGFNAMHALSTRNDDPKTASRPMDKDRDGFVLGEGAGALILEEYEHAVARGAKIYCEIGGGGMSADAYHITAPHPEGLGAKNVMLNCLRDAGLEPTDVDGVNMHGTSTPLGDIGESKAILHVFGEHAYTMNLNSTKSMTGHLLGATGAIEAISCILSLKHGIIPPTINHFTDDENIDPKLNFTFNVAQKREMNVVMSNTFGFGGHNACVLVKKLDYKS; the protein is encoded by the coding sequence ATGGTTTTAAGAAGAGTTGTTGTAACAGGCCTTGGTGCTCTTACTCCCATTGGTAATAATATTGAGGAATTTTGGAATGGTCTAATCAATGGTGTTAGCGGAGCTGCTCCAATAACCTATTTCGATGCTTCAAAGTTTAGAACTAAGTTTGCTTGTGAAGTTAAAAACTTCAATGTTGAAGACTTCATAGACAGAAAAGAGGCAAGAAAAATGGACCGTTACGCACAATACGCTATGGTTGCATCGGAAGAAGCTTTAAAAGATGCCGGTTTCGATTTTGACAAAATAAACAAAGACAGAGTAGGTGTTATTTGGGGTTCAGGAATTGGAGGATTAGAAACTTTTCAAATAGAAGTTCTTAATTTTGCAGCCGGAGATGGTACTCCAAAATTTAATCCTTTCTTCATACCAAAAATGATTGCAGATATTGCAGGCGGTCTAATTTCAATGAAATATGGATTTAGAGGACCAAATTTCACAACAGTTTCGGCTTGTGCATCCTCAACAAACGCAATCATTGACGCTTTCAATTACATTAGATTGGGTCATGCCGATGCAATAGTAACCGGTGGTTCAGAAGCTGCTGTAACAATTGCAGGAATGGGCGGTTTTAATGCTATGCATGCCTTATCTACCAGAAATGACGATCCAAAAACAGCTTCTAGACCTATGGACAAAGACAGAGATGGATTTGTGTTAGGTGAAGGTGCCGGAGCACTAATCTTAGAAGAATACGAACATGCTGTGGCTCGTGGCGCCAAAATATACTGTGAAATTGGTGGAGGCGGAATGTCTGCAGATGCTTATCACATTACTGCACCACATCCTGAAGGATTGGGAGCTAAAAATGTAATGTTAAACTGTTTAAGAGATGCTGGTTTAGAGCCAACTGATGTAGATGGTGTAAATATGCATGGAACCTCAACTCCTCTTGGTGATATCGGGGAATCAAAAGCAATTCTACACGTTTTTGGTGAACATGCTTACACAATGAATTTGAATTCAACAAAATCAATGACTGGTCACTTACTTGGTGCTACTGGAGCAATTGAAGCTATATCTTGTATTCTTTCATTAAAACATGGTATTATTCCTCCAACAATCAATCATTTTACAGATGATGAAAACATTGACCCAAAATTAAACTTTACTTTTAACGTTGCTCAAAAAAGAGAAATGAACGTTGTCATGAGTAATACATTTGGTTTTGGCGGCCACAATGCTTGCGTTTTGGTAAAAAAATTAGATTACAAATCATAA
- the rnc gene encoding ribonuclease III — protein sequence MRILKKIFSKSRSLEDGIFFDAIQPILGFDPVTLECYKKAFTHRSSNRIDLKGNPVNYERLEFLGDAMLSAVIAAYLFNEAPLGDEGYLTKMRSKIVSREHLNELGKDLNLIQFVESKVPVHHFGENIHGNIFESLIGAIYLDRGYEYCEKFIQKRVIVPYVDIARLEGKVISYKSLVIEWCQKEKKQFHYDIFEDNAIDGQRLFGVKLSIDDKVIAKARATSKKKAEEKASQRAYFAFQEKIDRK from the coding sequence ATGCGTATACTTAAAAAAATATTCTCAAAATCCCGTTCTCTAGAAGACGGGATTTTTTTTGATGCTATTCAACCTATTCTCGGTTTCGATCCTGTAACGCTAGAATGTTACAAAAAGGCATTTACCCATCGCTCATCCAATCGTATCGATTTAAAAGGAAATCCTGTTAATTACGAAAGACTTGAATTTCTAGGAGACGCAATGCTAAGTGCCGTAATTGCAGCCTACTTATTTAATGAAGCTCCGCTTGGAGACGAAGGTTATCTAACCAAAATGCGTTCTAAAATAGTCAGCAGAGAACATTTAAATGAGTTAGGTAAAGATTTAAATTTAATCCAATTTGTCGAAAGCAAAGTTCCTGTTCATCATTTTGGCGAAAACATACATGGCAATATCTTCGAATCTTTGATTGGGGCCATTTACTTAGATAGAGGATATGAATATTGCGAAAAATTCATCCAAAAGAGAGTAATTGTCCCTTATGTTGACATTGCTCGACTTGAAGGAAAAGTAATTAGCTACAAAAGCCTTGTTATCGAATGGTGCCAAAAAGAGAAAAAACAGTTTCACTATGACATATTTGAAGACAATGCTATTGATGGCCAACGCCTATTTGGTGTAAAACTTAGTATTGATGACAAAGTAATTGCAAAAGCCAGAGCTACTTCAAAAAAGAAAGCAGAAGAAAAGGCATCTCAACGTGCCTACTTTGCATTTCAAGAGAAAATTGACAGAAAATAA
- a CDS encoding IPExxxVDY family protein: MAIHKLDFGEFDEIDYSLIAIHTSLEDYRLAYFINQKLHVNLNKSIKEIQITVKEGEAHFSRFHYYEKKKEISWDLIQNKNEVIQQQNEENQSLFSNVNLEVVTKVYMLPEFKKVDYFLKIENSDENLNLLKIQNELNTIDNIATVYIVDINKIKSKNNLIF, encoded by the coding sequence ATGGCAATTCATAAACTGGATTTTGGCGAATTTGACGAAATAGATTATAGTCTTATTGCTATTCACACTTCATTAGAAGATTACCGATTGGCTTATTTTATCAATCAAAAACTTCATGTTAATCTGAATAAATCTATAAAAGAAATTCAAATTACAGTTAAGGAAGGGGAAGCTCATTTTTCTAGATTTCATTATTATGAAAAGAAAAAAGAGATTTCCTGGGATTTGATACAGAATAAAAACGAAGTCATTCAACAACAAAACGAGGAAAATCAGAGTTTGTTTTCGAATGTAAATTTAGAAGTTGTCACAAAAGTGTATATGCTTCCTGAATTTAAAAAAGTAGATTACTTTTTGAAAATAGAAAACAGCGATGAGAATTTAAATCTTTTGAAAATACAGAATGAACTGAATACAATAGACAATATAGCAACGGTCTATATTGTTGACATAAATAAAATAAAATCTAAAAACAATTTAATTTTTTAA
- the pyk gene encoding pyruvate kinase has product MHTNKKTKIVATLGPACSTREIIKDMIEAGVNVFRVNFSHADYEDVKNKISIIRGINEEFGYTTGILGDLQGPKLRVGVMEDGVVVNDGDLITFTTAEDIIGTSKKVFMKYQNFPNDVNPGERILLDDGKLIFEIVSTDKKSEVVARVIQGGELKSKKGVNLPNTKISLPAMTEKDIADAIFAIEMKLDWIALSFVKTPRDLQDLQELIAKHSEYKIPIIAKIEMPEALENMDRIVAYCDALMVARGDLGVELPAHEVPLVQKELIRRAKTARIPVIVATQMMETMITSLTPTRAEVNDVANSVMDGADAVMLSGETATGNYPVQVIQKMTQILEAVEDSPLIQVPQNSPQVRTNRFITKTICQHAAIMANAIKAKAICTLTNSGYTAFQISAWRPSAHILVFTSNKRILTQLNLLWGVKSFYYEKSVSTDDTVTDVNNIVKEKGFVKKGDFLINLAAMPISDKGMVNTLRVSEIE; this is encoded by the coding sequence ATGCATACTAACAAAAAGACCAAAATTGTAGCCACACTTGGGCCTGCATGTAGCACACGAGAAATCATAAAAGACATGATTGAAGCAGGTGTAAATGTATTTAGAGTAAATTTTTCCCATGCTGATTACGAAGACGTAAAAAATAAGATAAGCATTATCCGCGGTATAAACGAAGAATTTGGATATACTACCGGAATTCTAGGAGATTTACAAGGACCTAAACTACGTGTTGGAGTAATGGAAGATGGAGTTGTTGTAAATGATGGTGATTTAATCACTTTTACAACTGCAGAAGATATAATCGGTACTTCAAAGAAAGTATTCATGAAATACCAAAATTTTCCTAATGACGTAAATCCTGGTGAAAGAATATTATTGGACGATGGTAAATTAATCTTTGAAATTGTTTCAACTGATAAAAAATCAGAGGTTGTTGCTCGTGTTATTCAAGGAGGCGAATTGAAATCAAAGAAAGGGGTAAATTTACCTAACACTAAAATTTCATTACCTGCAATGACCGAAAAAGACATCGCTGATGCCATTTTTGCAATAGAAATGAAATTAGACTGGATTGCTCTTTCATTTGTTAAAACACCGAGAGATTTACAAGACCTACAAGAATTGATCGCTAAACATTCTGAATATAAAATTCCAATTATAGCCAAAATCGAAATGCCAGAAGCATTAGAAAATATGGATAGAATTGTAGCTTATTGTGATGCTTTGATGGTTGCCAGAGGTGACTTGGGTGTTGAGTTACCAGCTCATGAAGTACCATTGGTACAAAAAGAATTGATTCGTAGAGCTAAAACAGCTAGAATTCCAGTTATTGTTGCCACTCAAATGATGGAGACTATGATTACTAGTTTGACTCCAACTCGTGCTGAAGTAAATGACGTAGCCAACTCTGTAATGGATGGTGCAGATGCAGTAATGCTTTCTGGAGAAACTGCCACTGGAAACTATCCGGTCCAGGTAATCCAAAAAATGACTCAAATACTTGAAGCAGTTGAAGATTCACCGCTTATCCAAGTTCCTCAAAACTCCCCTCAAGTAAGAACAAACCGTTTTATCACTAAAACTATTTGTCAACATGCAGCCATTATGGCCAATGCAATCAAAGCAAAAGCAATTTGTACCTTAACCAACAGCGGTTATACAGCGTTTCAAATTTCAGCATGGAGACCTTCTGCACACATTTTGGTTTTCACTTCTAATAAAAGAATTTTAACTCAGCTTAATTTATTATGGGGAGTAAAATCATTCTATTACGAAAAATCAGTTAGTACAGATGATACTGTTACGGATGTAAATAACATCGTAAAAGAAAAAGGGTTTGTAAAAAAAGGTGATTTCTTAATCAACTTAGCTGCAATGCCAATTTCCGATAAAGGAATGGTTAATACCTTAAGAGTTTCTGAAATAGAATAA